In Hoplias malabaricus isolate fHopMal1 chromosome 6, fHopMal1.hap1, whole genome shotgun sequence, a single window of DNA contains:
- the LOC136699245 gene encoding zona pellucida sperm-binding protein 3-like — protein MEFRQFGFVVILLFLLDICTAQLVDWAKAMQSGQLGVGQLQPMMGPVAQLPAQNPASGGLLSLLQNSLNLQSQQVLQGPVKKLTWRYPQVPVTPKPPTVPFQMRAPVQVSSVAANCGESTVYVEVKKDLFGSGELINPSSLSIGGCAPRGEDAAAQVLMFEEQLQNCNSVLTMTEAELVYTFHLLYVPGTSGGAPIVRTRGPVISIECHYPRLHNVSSNALLPAWIPYASTVIAEEQLVFSLRLMTDDWQFERPSNQYYLGDIINIEASVMQYNHVPLRMFVDSCVATAVPDMNASPRYSFIENYGCLVDAKLTGSKSRFMPRVHGYKLQFQLEAFAFLNSSGLIYLTCSMKAIPASAPTDAEHKACSFIANRWTAVDGGNQGCGCCDTSCGLSDVGVSVSGPQWLGNISLGPVKVGQRFPVWQQKGVN, from the exons ATGGAGTTCAGGCAGTTTGGCTTTGTGGTAATTCTGCTGTTTCTTCTGGACATTTGTACTGCACAGTTAGTTGACTGGGCAAAAGCAATGCAAAGTGGGCAGCTAGGTGTTGGTCAGCTTCAGCCAATGATGGGACCAGTAGCACAGTTACCTGCACAGAACCCTGCCTCAGGAGGACTCCTCAGTCTTTTGCAAAACTCACTCAATCTCCAGTCCCAACAGGTGCTGCAGGGTCCAGTGAAGAAACTGACATGGCGTTACCCCCAAGTTCCAGTGACGCCTAAACCGCCAACAGTGCCTTTTCAGATGCGTGCACCTGTCCAAGTTAGCAGTGTTGCAGCTAACTGTGGAGAGAGCACAGTGTATGTAGAGGTCAAGAAAGATTTGTTTGGAAGTGGAGAGCTAATAAATCCCTCTTCTCTCAGTATCGGAGGCTGTGCACCAAGAGGGGAGGATGCTGCTGCTCAGGTTCTCATGTTTGAAGAACAGCTACAGAACTGCAATAGTGTgcttact atgACTGAGGCTGAACTAGTCTACACCTTCCACCTGCTCTATGTTCCAGGAACATCTGGTGGGGCACCAATTGTCAGGACACGTGGTCCTGTGATTAGTATTGAATGTCACTATCCAAG GCTGCATAATGTTAGCAGCAATGCCCTATTGCCTGCCTGGATTCCTTATGCTTCTACTGTGATTGCTGAGGAGCAGCTGGTCTTCTCCCTCAGACTCATGACTG ATGACTGGCAGTTTGAGAGACCATCCAACCAGTATTACCTGGGAGACATCATCAATATTGAAGCTTCTGTAATGCAGTACAACCATGTGCCTCTAAGGATGTTTGTGGACAGCTGTGTGGCTACTGCTGTACCTGATATGAATGCCTCTCCCAGATATTCCTTTATTGAGAACTATGG GTGCCTGGTGGATGCTAAGCTTACAGGGTCCAAGTCCCGCTTTATGCCTCGGGTTCATGGATACAAGCTCCAGTTCCAGCTGGAGGCCTTTGCATTTCTGAACAGTAGTGGACTG ATCTACCTCACTTGCTCTATGAAGGCTATTCCTGCTTCTGCTCCCACTGATGCAGAACACAAAGCTTGTTCCTTCATTGCAAACAG GTGGACTGCAGTGGATGGGGGTAACCAGGGTTGTGGCTGTTGTGACACAAGCTGTGGCCTCAGTGATGTTGGGGTGTCTGTATCTG GTCCACAGTGGCTGGGCAACATCTCACTTGGCCCTGTCAAGGTCGGACAGAGATTCCCTGTATGGCAGCAAAAAGGTGTTAACTAG